The nucleotide window TTATGTAGTCTTTAACCTAAATTTTATCCGTTATGAAATTTGGATCTCTACGGCTTTGCCTGAAGGGAATGGCCGGCCTATGCCTGTTACTGGGCATTACAGCATCCTCGTCGCAGGCACAGGATGCCGTGACCAGCGTCCCGGAACAGTATTTCCAGCAACACCGCAAACATATCCCCGCCGATACCGGGCCCGCCAGCCAGGTCATATCCCTGAAAGACGCACTGGAAAAAGTTTATACCAAATACCAGCTGCGTATAGCCATGAATGAAAAATATGCAAAGAATATTTTTCTGCCGGATAAACTCCTCAACACCGGCGCTTCCGCTGCCATCGCCTCTTTACAAAAGATACTCCAGTCATACGACCTCACCCTCAGCATGACCGGTCCCTCACAATATATCATTACACCTGCCGAACCACGCCCCGCCCCTGTTCACAAACCAGCGGTCAAAGTAAAGGTTTCAGGCACGGTGAAAGACAAACTCGGCGCGCCGCTGGTAGGCGTCACCGTTAAAATAATAAGGACGCCTACAGGTACCACCACCAACGACAAAGGTTTCTATGAACTGGACGTAGAACCGACTGACACCCTCGAATTTTCATACATCGGCTATCAGGCGCAACAGATCAGTGTCCGCAACAGAGTAGACATCAATGTGGAGATGTTGGCCAAAGAAGGAGGGCTCAATGAAGTGGTGGTGGTAGGCTTCGGCGCACAGAAAAAGATCAGCCTCGTAGGTGCACAGTCCACCATCAAACCGGAAGAACTGAAGCTGCCGGTGAGAAGCCTGACCAACGCCCTGGGCGGCCGCCTGGCCGGCGTCGTGGCCGTTCAGCGCAGCGGTGAACCCGGCTACGATGGATCTGATATATGGATACGCGGTATCTCCACTTTCGGCTCCAGCCCGCGCGGACCACTCATCATCGTTGACGGTGTGCCAGACCGCAGCATCAACGACCTCGACCCCGAAGATGTGGAAAGCTTTACCGTCCTGAAAGACGCTTCCGCCACCGCTGTATACGGCACCCGTGGCGCCAACGGTGTTATCCTCGTCAATACCAAAGCAGGGCGCCCTGGCAAACCTCAGATCAACATAGAACTTAACCAGGCCGTTACCAAATTCACACAGCTGCCCAAATTCGTAGATGCGCCCACGTTCATGCGTCTCTACAACGAAGGGCTCACCATGCGCGGAAGAACACCCCTCTACACAGAAGACAGGATACAAAAACATATCAGCGGCGAAGACCCCGACCTCTATCCCAACGTAGACTGGTTCAAGGTACTGTTCAATGAATACGGCCAGAACAGAAGAGCCAACCTCAATGTGCGTGGCGGCTCCGAGTTCGCCACCTATTATATATCAGCCGGGTACTACTCTGAAGTAGGTCTGCTGAAACGCGACAACATACAATCCTACAATTCATCCATCAAACTGGACCGCTACAACTTCACCACCAATGTAGACGCCAACATCACCAAAACAACCAAACTGGAACTGGGCGTCAACGGCTTTATCATCAATAGTAACTACCCCGGTATCGGCACAGGTGCCCTGTTTAATCTCGCTACCCAGGTACCTCCACACCTGATACCGCCGCAATATTCCAACGGACAATGGCCCAAGATCCCCGGTGGCAGCTACCCCAGTCCGTACCGCAACCTTACCCAGTCAGGCTACGCGACCGAATACCGCAACACTATCCGTTCCAACATCAGGTTAAGGCAGCAGCTCGACTTCCTGCTGAAAGGACTCTCCTTCACCAGCATGTTTGCATTTGACTCTTACAGCTGGAATAATCTCAACAGAAAGAGGGAAGTGCAGACCTACTACGCTACCGGCCGTGACTCTGCCGGCAACCTGCTCACCAGGATTGTTGATCCCGGCTCCAATGTACTGGGCTTCGAGGTTTTAAGAGGCGGTGACCGCCGCTTTTATACAGAAACAGCGCTGAACTATGCACGAAAATTCGGTGACCACGACGTATCTGCGTTACTGTTATATAATCAGTCTGACTATGTTGATGCAGATGCCGGTGATCTTATCAGCTCTATTCCCTTTCGTGTAAGAGGTCTCAGCGGCAGGGCCACCTATGGCTATAAGAGCCGTTATTTTGCGGAAGCCAACTTCGGATACAACGGCTCCGAAAACTTCACGCCCAGAAAACGCTACGGCCTCTTCCCCTCCTTTGGTGCAGGCTGGGTAGTATCCAATGAAAACTTTTTTGCACCACTCAGCAATGTGATCTCCTACCTTAAGCTGCGCTATACCTATGGGTTGTCAGGCAACAGCAACACCGGGTCCCGTTTCCTCTTCCTTACACGGATAAAGAGTGATAACAACCTGGGCTATACGTTTGGCGTCCCCGGCAACACCACTTCCTACGGTGGTTTGCAGGAAGATCAGATCGGATCGGAGGTGAGCTGGGAAACAGGCAAGCGGCAGAACCTTGGTATCGAAATAAAAGCATTTCGGGATGAACTGTCACTGATTGTGGAACTGTTCAACGAACGCAGAACAGGCATCCTGCTGCGGCAATACGACATTCCCTATTCTTCGGGCTATACCACCGATAATATTCCTTACCGTAATATCGGGATCACGGAAAACAAAGGGATTGATATCACACTCGACTACAACAAGTCATTTTCCAAAAACTACTGGGTGGCCTTCAGGGGTAACTTCAATTTCAACATCAACAAAAACATATATGACGGTCTTCCGCCCTGGCAGTATCCCTGGCTCGACCGCACCGGCCACACCATCGATCAGCGTTTCGGATATGTGGCATTGGGTCTCTTCACCGATTCAGCAGATATCGCCAAATCTCCCAAACAATCAGGAGATGTACGTCCCGGAGATATCAAATATGCGGACCTTAACGGTGATGGCATCATCAACAGTTTCGATCAAAAGGCAATCGGCTATGGCCCTGTGCCCCGCATTGTATATGGTCTCAACTTCAGCGTGGGAGCCAAAGGCTTCGACCTCAGCCTCTTCTTCCAGGGTGTAGCTATGGTGGATTTTATGTATAGCGGCGGTCATGGTACCAACCCCTTCTATGAAGGTCCTACTATCGGGAACCTATATACGGCAGCCACCGACCGCTGGACACCCGATAATCCCAACAACAGGCCTTTCTATCCACGTATGTCTACCCGCCAGGATATCACTACTAACTATTACGAAAGCACATGGTGGCTCAAACGCGCCGATTATATCCGCCTGAAAAGTGCCGAGCTGGGATACACCTTCAGCATGAAGAAACTGCAGCGATACGGCCTCAAAAACCTGCGCGCCTATGTTAACGGCACCAACCTGTTCACCATCTCGCCCTGGAAGATCTGGGACCCTGAACTGGGCGACGGCAGAGGCACCGCATACCCTAACACCACTTCGTACAACTTCGGCATCCGCGCCAGTTTCAAATAAAACATAACATCATGACTCATTCATACCACAAACATATACTACTGTTCCTCCTGCTGTTATTGTCTGCTGCCGGTTGCAAAAAAGGCTACCTGGATACTGTACCCGACAATATCACCACGCTGAAGGACGTATTCACCAACCGCGCCATGACAGAACAATGGCTTGCCAGGCTGTATAACCCCATGCCCGATATGTGGAACCAGCCTTACAGCGTTCCCTGGACCGGACAATGCGACGAAGCCGACTATGCCTGGGTGCAGCCTGGCATCAACTCCGGTGCTATCACACCCGACAATGCCAGCCCCTCCTACTGGAACAGCTATTACCAGACCATCCGGCAGGCAGCCATCTTCCTGCAGAATGCCGATCAGAACCAGGAGATCAAAGCCTTGCCCGGTGGTGACAGACTTTTAAAACAATACAAGGCTGAAGCCCGCTTCCTCAGAGCCTACTACTACTGGCTGCTGATGCGCCAGTACGGCCCTGTAGTGCTGATGGGTGAAACACCCAGGCTGCCTGAAGATAATTTTCAGATACCCCGCAGCACCTGGGATGAATGTGCGGCATATGTGCTCTCCGAAATGGACAAAGCCTTCCCCGATGTGCCGGTACAACATGTGAACCCGGTAGATCCCACCCAGGCTGATGTAACACAAACCGGGCGTATCACACAGCCCATCATCCTGGCCGTAAAATCACAGATATTACTGTATCACGCCAGCCCGTTGTTTAATGGCAACACCGAACTCGCTTCCTTTAAAAATACGGATGGTACCACGTTGTTTAATCAGTCGTATGACAAGGAGAGATGGAAAAAAGCTGCTGATGCGGCCAAAGCCGTTATAGATCTTAACCGCTGGGAATTATACACGGTGGCTGATCCGGATCCTTTCCGTGCCGCGTTCCTCTCCTGCCGCAACCTCTTCTTCGATGGCTGGCAGAAAGAAGCCATATGGATACGTACCTCCTCCGCCCATGTAAGCAACTGGGAACGACACTGCTCTCCGCGCTGCGCCAACGGCCAGGGCTGGAACGGTATTGCCGTCACACAGGAACAGGTGGATATTTTCAGAACGGCCAACGGCAAAGCCATCAGTGATAACAGCAGCGGCTATACGGAGGATGGTTTTACGGGTAGCGCCACACCCTATTATGTGAGCGGAACCTATAACATGTATACCAACCGCGAACCACGCTTTTATGTAGATGTGACCTTCAATGGTGCTGTAGTACCGGTGGTGCCTGAGTCGGGGCAGACAAGGGTCGAGTTCTTCTTCACCGGCAACTCCGGCAAGAACGGCGCCCCGCGTGACTGGCCCTCTACCGGCTATACCGCCCGCAAGAACATCCATCCCAATACTGATTTCCGGACAGGCAGAAATTTTTCAAGACCGGCTATGATGATACGACTTGGTGAGATTTATCTCAACTACGCCGAAGCCCTCAATGAGTACGAGCCCGGCAATCCTGACATCCTCAAATACCTCAACAAAATCCGTAACAGAGGCGGGCTCCCTGATATGCAGCCAGGTTTATCGCAGGAGGAAATGCGCAGACAGATACGCCTGGAACGCCGTATAGAGCTGATGTTTGAAGGCCACCGCTACTGGGACGTCCGCCGCTGGAAAGTGGCCAATGACCCCGACCAGCACCAGGGCGGCGCATTTCACGGCATGAACATAGAAAAAGGAACATCCCTCTCCGATCCGGAATTTCATAAAAGGATCGTGTCTTTCACCAGAGCAAACTGGCAGAACAAATTTTATTTCTATCCCATTCCCCAGAGCGAAATAGACCGAAACAAGGTACTGATGCAGTTCCCGGGCTACTAATAAAACGATAAAGCCGCCTGAATCATACGATCAGGCGGCTTTATTAAATAACTTAGCGTGTATGGATCAGATTCCTTTATCCTGAAATTCAGCAGGAATATTATAACGACCCTTTTTATAGGGCACCATAATTCTGTCCAGTGGCGTATTTCCTCCCATACAACTACCCGGAAAAATCACGAGGTCATAATTTTCCTGCTGGCCGGAATGCTGTAGTACCCATTTATTATTACTGCATTTTTGTATACCATTGCCAGCATCATAAGCATTTTGCGTAACAATATTCATTACCGGAAACAGCTTCTCCTCCTGAAATGCAATCATATCATCCCAGGAAACACTGCTTCCCATATGCGTGATGCCGCCGGATACTACGATACCGGTGGTATGCGTTCCTATCCTGATAAGCTTATCGAAAGAACCGGAATTGCCATACATTCCTCCCCCGCCGGCGTTCAGCAGATACGCAGCGGTTTGCCAGTGTCCATCTGTTTTTTTGAAAGCCCATACATCAACCCAGCCTGAAAACGGTGCTCCACCGCTCTTTCCTCTGTTGGTGAATATAGCTACACAGTAGGTATTATTATCCTGCTGAAAGTACAGGATGGAGTCAAGGTTACGCTCTATCTTTTCTGCGGCGCCTCCACCAATTCCTATTTCTGTGGATACGGTATCGTATACTTTTTTAGTCAGGCTTTCAATATTCCCGGCCAGAAAATCGGTTTGAACAGGCAGTAAACTCAGTTCTCCGGAATAGGCCGTTCCTATTGCAGTCCGCATATACCGCCACAGGTCATCATATGTTTTTGCGGTGCTTAATTTATCCAGAAACTGTTTTACCAGGCGGCCGGTTTTGGTATCACCATGCTGTTGTATAAACGAGAGATATTCAGCCTTATTCTCCGGATACAGTGAACCAAGATCATCCCGATGATCAAATGATGGAGTGTTATCTTCCCCGAAAAGATAATCA belongs to Chitinophaga sp. HK235 and includes:
- a CDS encoding TonB-dependent receptor, coding for MKFGSLRLCLKGMAGLCLLLGITASSSQAQDAVTSVPEQYFQQHRKHIPADTGPASQVISLKDALEKVYTKYQLRIAMNEKYAKNIFLPDKLLNTGASAAIASLQKILQSYDLTLSMTGPSQYIITPAEPRPAPVHKPAVKVKVSGTVKDKLGAPLVGVTVKIIRTPTGTTTNDKGFYELDVEPTDTLEFSYIGYQAQQISVRNRVDINVEMLAKEGGLNEVVVVGFGAQKKISLVGAQSTIKPEELKLPVRSLTNALGGRLAGVVAVQRSGEPGYDGSDIWIRGISTFGSSPRGPLIIVDGVPDRSINDLDPEDVESFTVLKDASATAVYGTRGANGVILVNTKAGRPGKPQINIELNQAVTKFTQLPKFVDAPTFMRLYNEGLTMRGRTPLYTEDRIQKHISGEDPDLYPNVDWFKVLFNEYGQNRRANLNVRGGSEFATYYISAGYYSEVGLLKRDNIQSYNSSIKLDRYNFTTNVDANITKTTKLELGVNGFIINSNYPGIGTGALFNLATQVPPHLIPPQYSNGQWPKIPGGSYPSPYRNLTQSGYATEYRNTIRSNIRLRQQLDFLLKGLSFTSMFAFDSYSWNNLNRKREVQTYYATGRDSAGNLLTRIVDPGSNVLGFEVLRGGDRRFYTETALNYARKFGDHDVSALLLYNQSDYVDADAGDLISSIPFRVRGLSGRATYGYKSRYFAEANFGYNGSENFTPRKRYGLFPSFGAGWVVSNENFFAPLSNVISYLKLRYTYGLSGNSNTGSRFLFLTRIKSDNNLGYTFGVPGNTTSYGGLQEDQIGSEVSWETGKRQNLGIEIKAFRDELSLIVELFNERRTGILLRQYDIPYSSGYTTDNIPYRNIGITENKGIDITLDYNKSFSKNYWVAFRGNFNFNINKNIYDGLPPWQYPWLDRTGHTIDQRFGYVALGLFTDSADIAKSPKQSGDVRPGDIKYADLNGDGIINSFDQKAIGYGPVPRIVYGLNFSVGAKGFDLSLFFQGVAMVDFMYSGGHGTNPFYEGPTIGNLYTAATDRWTPDNPNNRPFYPRMSTRQDITTNYYESTWWLKRADYIRLKSAELGYTFSMKKLQRYGLKNLRAYVNGTNLFTISPWKIWDPELGDGRGTAYPNTTSYNFGIRASFK
- a CDS encoding RagB/SusD family nutrient uptake outer membrane protein, whose amino-acid sequence is MTHSYHKHILLFLLLLLSAAGCKKGYLDTVPDNITTLKDVFTNRAMTEQWLARLYNPMPDMWNQPYSVPWTGQCDEADYAWVQPGINSGAITPDNASPSYWNSYYQTIRQAAIFLQNADQNQEIKALPGGDRLLKQYKAEARFLRAYYYWLLMRQYGPVVLMGETPRLPEDNFQIPRSTWDECAAYVLSEMDKAFPDVPVQHVNPVDPTQADVTQTGRITQPIILAVKSQILLYHASPLFNGNTELASFKNTDGTTLFNQSYDKERWKKAADAAKAVIDLNRWELYTVADPDPFRAAFLSCRNLFFDGWQKEAIWIRTSSAHVSNWERHCSPRCANGQGWNGIAVTQEQVDIFRTANGKAISDNSSGYTEDGFTGSATPYYVSGTYNMYTNREPRFYVDVTFNGAVVPVVPESGQTRVEFFFTGNSGKNGAPRDWPSTGYTARKNIHPNTDFRTGRNFSRPAMMIRLGEIYLNYAEALNEYEPGNPDILKYLNKIRNRGGLPDMQPGLSQEEMRRQIRLERRIELMFEGHRYWDVRRWKVANDPDQHQGGAFHGMNIEKGTSLSDPEFHKRIVSFTRANWQNKFYFYPIPQSEIDRNKVLMQFPGY